GCTGCTAAGTCACAACGCAGCCCCGCCCGTCTCACCCCACGTGACACCGGAGCGCGATGACCACTCTCCTTCCCGCCCCGCGTGACATCGGAGTTCCTGGCCGCTGCCGCCTCACGTGACACGGGAGTCCCGCCCACTGCCGTCCGCTCCCCACAGTCCGCcgcagccccagggctccagcacgTGACCGCGCGGCGCTCTAGCCCCGCCCTTTCCCCGGCACGTGACCGCGCCCGCACGTGTCCCGCTCGGAACCTACGGCGCTTTGTCCTCGGACGGGTTGTGGGGCGCGCGGGGCTCGGAGCGGGTCCTGAGTGGCCGGGAGCCGGACGGTGAGAGAGGGGGCGGGGTTCTTGCGCTGGAGGGCTGCGATTGGCCAGGGAGGTGGGTGTTTATTGGCCGGGGAGGTTGGTTGTTTATTGTGACAGGAGCTCTGTGATTGTCCCTGTAGCGGGTGGGTGTTTGGTGTGGAAGAAGGGCTGCTATTGGCCAGAGAACAGGGAGTTTATTGTACGAGGAGCTCTGTGATTGGCCCGGGAGCGGGTGGGTGTGTATCATGCTAGGAGGGCTATGATTGGCCAGGGGGGTGGGTGTTAATTGGCAGGGGAGATGGGTGTTTATTGTGCAAGGAGGACTGCGATTGGGATTGGCCGGGGAGCAGGGGGTTTATTGTGTAAGGAGCTCTGTAATTGGCCAGGGATTGGGGAGACTATAACGCAAGAAGGTTTGTGATTGGCTGGGGAGCAGGAATGGGCTTTTGGCCTGTCCTCCCTGGTTCTCTGGACTGCTGGGTCCATGGCCTGTGCCCCTGGTGCTGATTGACTTGTgcccatccctctcccccccacaggcTGCCCTCAGGATCCTGCGGCTCGCAGCTTGGCAGTGTCGGCTCCTCAGCACAGGGCCCAGCTGGTGGAGTGAGATGCCCAAACGGGGGAAGAAGGCAGAGGATGTGGACAGCACGGACGAGTTCAAGGCCACAGGTAACCGTGGCCTGCTCCCTGTGGCACCGcgacccctccctgctccctggtgCCCGCTTGTGCTCCCCACTGCACTCCTCGCGGCACAGTGCACCCTTCTGAGCCCCGCTCCAGTCCGAGCGGAATGGCACTCCCCCATCATTCCTTGTATATCATGCTAggagggctggatggacctttggtctgacccactagggCCATTCTTACATCCTTATGTTCTTGGCACCCCCCCGGCTGCTCAGCACCACGTCCCAgctttccttctctcttctgcTCCCCAGAGCCTGGGGCAAAGAAGAGCAAGAAGGGGGCAGCGAAGGGCCCCAAGGAGAAGGTGGCGGAGGGCCCCATCCTGTACCAGGATCCGCCCGACAAGCTCACCTCCCCCGGTGGGCAGAAGTACACCCTGAAGGTCACATCGTGGAACGTGGATGGGCTGCGGGCCTGGGTCAAGAAGAAGGGCCTGGAGGTAGGAGCAGCTCTCTCAGGGCGCTGAGCTCTGCCAGTCCTCGCTGGGCTAGGCAGCTCCTCCCCAGTTTGGACCACCCATGTTGGGGTCCTGGTCTACACCTGGTAGTAACAGGGTGCCAGGGGCTAAGgccacccctgcccctgcagcagagctgtccctagacattttggtgccctacgcagcccccagccacggggggaggggctggccccaggcctccgcgggggggaaggagcaggcttgggtggcaggggggaaacCGCCCCCCAGCATGAGCCGGCGGAGTGGGTTGCGGacgggtcgctccacttcctgccgcccggtgagtgcagggaaGGCCCGACCCCGCACTCCAggggcggcgggaagtggagtgacccagccccagcccgctccgctctgctcccctggttCCTAGCCTTGGGGActtgagggggcaggggggaactgccccccagaacACACCAGCGATGCAGAGCGAGCTGTggccgggtcgctccacttcctgctacCCCCTGAATGCAGGGCGTacctgacccctgctgcagtcccccgggatgttgctcaggggaaggggtggagtgggggtggtgctggtgcagagcaggggcggaggccatggggaagaggcagagcaggggcagctttcctggctggcACGGGCTgccactggagcagcacacagctgcgtgaggcaccaggaaatttgcatatgggtaaggacggccctgccctgcagaggctgcagtgtggccttgtgATTACAGctagagatcttacagcagaggaggctgggagccaggactcctgggttctatcccagctagggaggggagtggagtgggatctagtgcgttagagcagtggggctgggagccaggacttctgggttctctccctggctctgctattgacctgctgggtgaccttgggctagtcccttcccctccccatgcctgtTTCCCCACCTATGCAGTGGGGATAAGgatcctgacctcctttggaAGGGGCTTTGAGCTCTGCTGAGAAGTGCTCTAGCCGAGTTAGGGATTGGGattttttccctgcagaaaaaatcTTCCAGGTTGCGGGGGATTTCGCAGTGTATTTCATGGGTCAGATTTTCCACCTGGAGTTTGGATTCCCACATTCACTACTTCAGGATTTTTTTGCAAATCTAGAAATTTTGGATTTTTAGATTTATTccattttcctctcctgcttTGTGCCTCCAAGTAGAGCGCAGTGAACAACGGCTGGGCTGTGGGAACGTTGGCTTGTGTTGGAAAAGTCACCTAATGCCAGAGAGGCACAGCTTCTTAGTGGACCTTCCCGGTCTGCTGCCCCGGACTCCTAGGTCCCTTGGGCACTCACTAACTCTTCTCCAAATTAGAGACTCTTGGAGACATCCTAGAATAGGGGAAAAACAGGCAATTTGAATCCTAGGCATCCTGCCTCTGTTACATTTCCTGGCTGGTAAATGGGGATTGGAGCATGGGGGTGTCCTAAATTTCCAAACATGTTTGCTTTTCCTAACCCAGAATGAAATTTTAACTCAAAATTGACATTTGTCATCCCCCAAATCCTGCTGGACAGGGGGAAAATGATGCGGCTGTAAAAAACTGAAGCAGTTAACTTGGGTTCATAAATGGCTGATTCCCTCGAGCCTAGTCCACAGCTGGATTTGTACCCAGTTTGGTTCCAGTGGGATCGTTCAAATGGGTCTGaagtctgaaaaagatttgggggttgggaAGAGGGTGGATAAGCAGCTGGGTAGGAGCTCGTAGGGCATTGCTGGGGCCCGCTGGAGTCATACGACTCCGGAATGAAGAAACAGGCAAATCTGGAGTAGgtgcagagaggttattttacttctgggaattgaagctagacagatgcagcctggaaataagggGTACATTTTTGTATAAATAAGGGGTACAATAATGAAGGTGACTAATTGGAACAATgtgccaagggttgtggtggattctccatccctggcaattttgAACAGCTCTGCGCTAGGAATTGTTGCGGGGCGGTTCGCCAGCCTGTGCTATCCAAGCAGTCGGACAAAATGATCCCACTGGAGCCTTGGATCTGTGACTGTCCGTAGTGTGGAAGCGGTTTTACTGGCCTGAAAGTGCTGTTGCTGGTCCGGCTGGTCCCCAGCAACCAGCACCGGAAATCCACGGCCAGGGGCAGGGAGGACACAGGTGCTCCGAGGGAGGGGATGAGCCGGAGGGAagtggggtggagttggggggcaggaaacctgggttctcttcctcaTCCTATGAGGTTCCCAGAGAaaggctcccagccccgctgaCCCCGCTTTCCCCCTGCAGTGGGTGCGTGAGGAGGACCCCGACGTACTGTGCCTGCAGGAGACCAAGTGTGCAGAGAAGCTGCTGCCCCCCGAGATGCGGGAGATGCCCGAGTATCCCCACAAGTACTGGGCCTGCGCCGGCACCAAGGAGGGCTACAGCGGGGTGGCTCTGCTCTGCAAAAGAGAACCGCTCAGCATCACCTACGGCATTGGTAGggacctgccccaccccccagcctctgcctgcTGAGCCCATGCTCCCTGCTCACCATACCCCCTACCAACCTCTGCCTGCAGACCCCTCTTTGCCCACTGCCAGGCCCTCTGCCTGCCAATCCCTCTCTGTGCCACCTAcagcctcggacaggccctctggcctttccccttGTCCCTTTCCTTTGCCATGCCCCCTATGCCCAGGGCCTCTCCCCTTTGGCCTCTGACGCAAGCCCCTTGTCTCCCGGCAGGCGAGGAGGAGCACGACCAGGAGGGCCGTGTGATCACGGCCGAGTTCCCCTCGCACTTCCTGGTGACGGCCTACGTGCCCAACGCGGGCCGGGGGCTGGTGAGGCTGGAGTACCGCCAGCGCTGGGATGCCGCCTTCCGGGCTTATCTGCAGGGGCTGGATGCTCGCAAGCCCCTGGTGCTCTGCGGGGATCTAAACGTGGCCCACGCCGAGATCGACCTGAAGAACCCCAAGGGCAACAAGAAGTCGGCAGGCTTCACGCCCGAGGAGCGCCAGGGCTTtggggagctgctggcagctggCTTCACTGACACCTTCCGCCACCTCTATCCTGACACGCCCCACGCCTACACCTTCTGGACCTACATGATGAATGCCCGTGCCAAGAACGTGGGCTGGCGCCTCGACTACTTCCTGGTCTCAATGCGCCTGCTGGGGGCGCTGTGCGACAGCAAGATCCGCTCCCAGGCCATGGGCAGTGACCACTGCCCCGTCACCCTCTACATGGCCCTGTGAGCAGCCTGATATGGTCCCAACACCCCTGTATGGTCCTGGGAgcagggcgggaggggggtggACCATACAGCCTGCTATGGCTCTGACACCCCTGTATGGCCCTATGACGGGGGGGTTGGGGCCATACAGCTAGGTATGGGCTCAACACCCCCTCTATAGCTGTGGGAGTGGGCCCATACACCTCTCTATGGCCCTGCGTGAGGTGGGGGATCCATATGGCCgtatgtggccctgcaccctctctctctctctagtcctGTGAGCAGGGTGGCCCGTACACTTCTATGACTTTGTGAGCAAGAAGGGATTGGACTCACATGCCCCTATACGTCCCTGTGAGGCCGGGTGGAGTAGAGGgaaagcccccacccccaagatcaGGGGTGACTTCCCCCCAAAATGAGACCTGATTCAACCCCCCAACTTGTGGGCCCTGGTGCAGTAAATCCCAGAATATCAGCAGATCCCTCCCCATCTGAAAGACCATGAGCCTCCCAAATTCAGCCCTGAACCCCCAAACTAACCCAGTGACCCCCAGTCTGAGGCCAGGAGGCCCCTGAACTTGGAGGGCCACCCAAGCAGCCCCCCTTATACCAACCTCCCCCCATCCTAGCCTCCAGAGAATTCCTCACCCCAGGAACTGTTTTTTACCTGTAGAACTAAGCTGCTGCCTTGCCTTTAAACCAGCCCGCCATTCTTTGCGGGGGGGCACGGAGCTGTGAGGAGCATTGATTAAAGGCTTTGAAAGGAGATGCTGTGTTTCATCTCGCCCTGGGGGGGagtgaggcagagctgggagacaGTCACCCTCATGCTGCCCACTGGCCTTTCTAGCTGGGGTCCCACAGAAGGCAGCTGCGAGTGAAGGGGGGCTTTGTGGGGAAGCAGAGTTGGACTGAAGGCCCTGCCTGGGACATCACAGCCTAGAACGGAGGGATCCCTGCAGACACTCAGCTTCCAGTTACAGAAATAATGGCTGGGTAAGAGGGAGCTGCTCTGAGTGTGACTGATGCTGCCTGGGTCTGCCGACAGCGTGAGCCCATTGCTGGGTAATGGGGGGAGCAACCACGAGCATGACTGACATTACCTGGTTGTGCCGAGAGCCTGAACCTATTGATGGGAGAGGGGGAACTGTTCCATGCATCTCAGTGGGGTGTtccatcccagccccactgctctgggggaACCAACTCCACGCCTGAAGGAGAGGTTTGGTGAGTAGAGCCCTCCTGctcctggggagggaggaaggcatGGACAGGGGGTGCCTTAATCCACCTGCAGCCGGTTCAGCCACACATGGGCTGAGGAGGAGTTGGGGTCCTACAGAGGGACACCCTCAGGGGGCCCCCCACGTCTCCAGCAAAGGGGTGGATCCAGCTCTGGTCTGGTGGAGACACCAGCCTGTCTACAGGACGCTTCTCTCCCAGGACTCTTGCTGtacaccctgcccctcccacccccatgagcTGGAagagatcccaggagtcctggctcccaggcccctgctgtaactactagaccccactcccctcccagaaatCCCCATCCAAGCCAGGAGCAGAAGGCTCTAGGGGTTGCCAGCACTCAGGGGACTGAGCTCCAATCAGCCCCCTAGCTGGAAACCTCAGATACCTTCAACCACTGCCAACCTAGGGGGCGCTAGCCCCATGGCAggagactggctggctcggggtggggaatgggacacggggcctttcccttCTAGGGGGCGCCGGCCACGATCCAGCCCTGTTGCAGGGCAGTGGCTGGCTCAAGGGCAGGGAACgggacacagggcctttcccctctagggggtacCAGCTCAGATCAGGCCCCACAGTGCGGGCTGGCTGGCTCAGAAGTATGGGGCCCCCCCGCTCCAACCACAGTGGCTGTCCCTGGCTGTTGTTGCCCCTGTGGTGTAATGAGTTGGTGGGCTCTCAAGCTGGCAATGGGACCCCCAGACCtagccctcttcccccccccagggTCACCATGGGGCAGAGCGatggagccaggcaggcaggtGCCGTACGGAATCTCTTTATTTACACTGTGAGGGCATCCATCAGTTGGGCCAGCCCTCCCCCAGGACAGACACACCGAGTTAAAGTAGCACtgcacggggtggggggcagaggggaaatgggggaagaagCCCGGGGCTGGATTTAAATAGCTATGTACAGGGGAGTGGTCAGTATGTACAAGCCAAagcagcagggagccctgggaaagggggtgAACCCTATTTCCCAGCCCCCCAAAGATCCCTGAAGAACCGAGGCCGGAGACGTTCTGTTCTCCCTCCCCGAGTGGGAGGCCAGCACCAGGCACCCCTCATCACCAACCCTCCAGGCAGATCACCCCCCGTCCTTtccaccccactgccccatcccacTGGGGTCCCCAACCCCACACCAGGGGAGGCAGGGCCCAGCCAAGGGAGCTGGTGCAGGGCcgtgtggggaagggaggagttagggggcgggagagggggttGAGTTAGGATCACACCCCCCACGTGCGGCAATAGGGGCAGCACTCTGCTCCCCAGGCTGCAGCGATCAGCCCAGtcggagcaggggctggatggGAAGGGGTGGCCCTGTGGGGGAGCTCAGAGGCATGCTGGGAAGGCTCAGGGCCCCCATGCGACAGGGGCATTACCCATTGGCTCCCCTGCAGGAATGTGCAAAGAACCAGagcagccggggtgggggggggggggggggggtgagagagcaAACCCAGAGCAGCTTCCCCCTGGgcatcggggtgggggtggggggggggggagagatcagggcaggggctgctcccCTCCAGCTCTCCCACCCAAATAAAGGTTAGCTTTGGTCCCTAAACAGAGCCAGGGCACAGGCCTTTCCCTTCTAGGGGGTaccggctcccatctggccccagggcagggactggctggttcagggaggaagggaatgggacatggggtcTGTTCCCTCAAGAGAGCACCAGCTCTGATGTGACCCCAGGGCAGaggactggctggcttggggggcaggccTGACAGAGCACAGATCAGTGGGGTGAACAGTGGCCTAAGAGATGAACCCACCATGAAGCAGCAGCAAGCTGAATCCTACTCATCACCCCTGTCCCCTGGTGTCAGCTCCCGTCCCCAATAGGTCCCATCCCCCCCAGAATGTACTCAATGCCCCCACAGCTGGGgggcccccctcccgccccacttcCCTGCAGGCCAAGGGGGTGCTGGGCGTGGCAGTGTCCCCATCAGGATGGATATGGGACCCCCAGTGACTTGGCAGCTATGGGGGCTTCCTTCTTCCCTCTGGCCACCTCATCGTGGGCAGAGAGTCGCTGCTCCGTTACCCAGGGTGTCGGGGCTGGTAAGTGCCAGCTCCACCATCCAGTGTCCCTTGGGTGCGTGGGGTCTCAAGGGTGGAAAGTCCCGTCTCCGTCATCCAGTGTCCCTTGGGTGTGTGAGGTCTCTGGGGTAATGGGTCCCAGCTCTGTCGCCCAGCGTCCGTCGGGTGGGGGTGGTGGGTCCCAGCTCCGTTGCCCAGCGTCCCTCGGGTGTGTGAAGTCTCCTGGGTGGTGGGTCCCAGCTCCATCGCTCAGTGTCCCTTGGGGGCGAAAGGGGGTCCCATCTCTGTTGCCCAGTGTCTCTTGGCTGGGGGGCGGGTGTCAGGTCCCATCTCTGTCACTCAGCGTCCCTTTGCTGGGTAGGTCCCAGCTGAGCCACTGTAATCCAGCTCCCTCTCGGGTTGGTCCAGACAGAGCTACCATAGTCCAACTGCCCTCTTGGGCTGGTGGGGCCCCTTGCCCTTGATACCACTGCAGCTGCCTCCATTGGTCACATCCTGTGGGGGTCTCCTGCTTAggtgggatgggagggaagcAGGACCAAGGCGAGGGGCACAGGAGCGGACCAGGGGGCTGGGCAGAAGCTGGCTGAGATGggcggggctccccacagcaggggctgggggcggctCAGGAGAAGTTCTGGACGGGGTGGCTGACTCGCATGCAGGCCCAGTACATGGCCCGGCCCAGACACAGCACAGCCAGGAGAATGACCAGCGCCCAGGAGGCGTAGATCCCACCGTACCGCCGGGCGTGCTTCCACGTGCCGAACTGCGCAGAGAGAGACAGCagtgtcaggacacctgggttccagcccggctctgcgcggggaggggggtctaatggttgagggggcaggggggttgggatcaggactcctgggttctatgtcCAAAAGACCCTTCCCCACTCAATGCCCCCTTTCTCCCAGGGCAGCACGGCGACTTAGACCGTCCTAAGGCTCTGTCAGCACGGCCTGCTCCCCTGCCCTGGTCACACACTCACCGCTAGGC
This portion of the Chelonia mydas isolate rCheMyd1 chromosome 13, rCheMyd1.pri.v2, whole genome shotgun sequence genome encodes:
- the APEX1 gene encoding DNA-(apurinic or apyrimidinic site) endonuclease, with the translated sequence MPKRGKKAEDVDSTDEFKATEPGAKKSKKGAAKGPKEKVAEGPILYQDPPDKLTSPGGQKYTLKVTSWNVDGLRAWVKKKGLEWVREEDPDVLCLQETKCAEKLLPPEMREMPEYPHKYWACAGTKEGYSGVALLCKREPLSITYGIGEEEHDQEGRVITAEFPSHFLVTAYVPNAGRGLVRLEYRQRWDAAFRAYLQGLDARKPLVLCGDLNVAHAEIDLKNPKGNKKSAGFTPEERQGFGELLAAGFTDTFRHLYPDTPHAYTFWTYMMNARAKNVGWRLDYFLVSMRLLGALCDSKIRSQAMGSDHCPVTLYMAL